Within the Pseudomonas mendocina genome, the region ACCGGCCGGCCGTGCACTGCCGTCCATCAGTGCCCAGACCATGCTGGCGCGTCCGGCATCGGCGAGCAGGGCGGCGATCGAACTGAAACCTGGTGCGTATTCCATAATTCACCTCATGACGAAACATGGCGTGCAGCAAATGTGGATACTGGCAGGCAACTTCAGCCAGAGCCAGCCAGGGAGAAAGCCGATGCTCGCCGTGATCTTCGAAGTCGAGGCCAAGCCGGACCAACAGCAGGACTATCTCGACCTCGCCGCAGAGCTGCGCCCGCTGCTCGCCGAACAGCCGGGTTTCATTTCCATCGAGCGCTTCCAGAGCCTTACCCAGCCTGGGAAGATCCTGTCGCTGTCGTTCTGGCAGGACGAAGCCTCGGTCCAGGCCTGGCGCCAGCGCGATGAACACCGACGCGCACAGATGGCAGGACGCGAGGAGGTCTTCAGCCACTATCGTCTGCGCGTGGCCCAGGTGCTGCGCGACTACGGCATGCAGGAACGCGACGAGGCGCCTGCCGACAGCCGGGCGATCCACGAACAGGGGGCGGCGCGATGACCGAGCATCTGCCGCTGATCCTCGTCACCTTCCTGCTCGCGGGCATGGTCAAGGGCGTGGTCGGCCTTGGTCTGCCGACCATAGCCGTCGGTCTGCTCGGGTTGGTGATGGCGCCGCTGCAGGCCGCTGCGCTGCTGATCATCCCATCGATGATGACCAACATCTGGCAACTGTGCGACGGCCGCAGCCCGCTGCCAATGTTGCGCCGCCTGTGGCCGATGCTGCTGGGCATTCTGTTCGGCACGCTGCTGGTCGCCGGGTTGCTGCAAAGCCTGGACCTACCGGGCGCCACGCGCTGGCTCGGCGCGGCCCTGGTGCTCTACGCGCTGCTCGGCCTGGCCAAGGTGCACTTTCGTGTGGAGCGGGCCAGGGAAGCGTGGCTGGGCCCGGTGATCGGCGCCATCACCGGTGCGATCACCGCCGTTACCGGCGTTTTCGTGATTCCAGCCGTGCCCTTTCTTCAGGCCATCGGCCTGGAGAAGGACGACTTGGTGCAAGCCCTGGGGCTGTCGTTCAGCGTATCTACCCTGGCCCTGGCGGCAGCGCTCGGTCACAGC harbors:
- a CDS encoding sulfite exporter TauE/SafE family protein — encoded protein: MTEHLPLILVTFLLAGMVKGVVGLGLPTIAVGLLGLVMAPLQAAALLIIPSMMTNIWQLCDGRSPLPMLRRLWPMLLGILFGTLLVAGLLQSLDLPGATRWLGAALVLYALLGLAKVHFRVERAREAWLGPVIGAITGAITAVTGVFVIPAVPFLQAIGLEKDDLVQALGLSFSVSTLALAAALGHSGELLQPAVLGLSALALLPALLGMAAGQWLRKRISAERFKRWFFIGLLLLGAELALRGL
- a CDS encoding antibiotic biosynthesis monooxygenase family protein, encoding MLAVIFEVEAKPDQQQDYLDLAAELRPLLAEQPGFISIERFQSLTQPGKILSLSFWQDEASVQAWRQRDEHRRAQMAGREEVFSHYRLRVAQVLRDYGMQERDEAPADSRAIHEQGAAR